A section of the Actinomycetota bacterium genome encodes:
- a CDS encoding peroxiredoxin, translating to MEDRMPLLGEIFPEMEVVTTHGKLKLPIDYAGKWFILFSHPADFTPVCTTEFVAFQKRYDQFRKFNCELIGLSIDQVFSHIKWVQWIKENLDVEIKFPIIADDAGAVSQKLGFIHPGKGTNTVRAVMIVDPNARIRAMLYYPQELGRNMDEILRMIEAFQVAEKNGVAMPANWPNNEIIKDEVIIPPPTDERAIADRMKKYDCFDWWFCHKKL from the coding sequence ATGGAAGACAGGATGCCCTTATTAGGAGAAATATTTCCCGAAATGGAAGTAGTAACCACCCATGGAAAGCTTAAGCTGCCTATTGATTATGCTGGAAAATGGTTTATTTTGTTTAGCCATCCCGCTGATTTTACACCGGTATGCACTACTGAATTCGTTGCTTTCCAGAAAAGGTATGACCAGTTCAGGAAATTTAATTGCGAATTAATCGGATTAAGCATAGACCAGGTTTTTTCCCATATTAAATGGGTGCAGTGGATAAAAGAAAATCTTGATGTTGAAATCAAGTTTCCAATAATTGCTGATGATGCCGGTGCGGTGTCTCAAAAACTGGGTTTTATCCATCCGGGTAAAGGGACCAATACAGTTAGGGCGGTAATGATAGTAGACCCTAATGCCAGGATAAGGGCAATGCTCTATTACCCCCAGGAGTTAGGCAGAAATATGGATGAAATTTTAAGGATGATAGAAGCATTCCAGGTAGCAGAGAAAAACGGAGTGGCCATGCCTGCCAACTGGCCTAATAATGAAATAATAAAAGATGAAGTTATAATACCGCCCCCTACCGATGAAAGGGCAATAGCAGATAGGATGAAAAAATATGATTGCTTTGACTGGTGGTTCTGTCATAAAAAATTATAG
- a CDS encoding desulfoferrodoxin, which yields MAEKMQIYKCEVCGNIVEVLHGGKGELVCCNEPMKLFKENTVDAAKEKHVPVIKRDGDMVKVKVGSVDHPMEEKHYIEWIQIVDGDVAYRKFLKPGDAPEAEFSVSSKDIYAREYCNIHGLWKG from the coding sequence ATGGCTGAAAAAATGCAAATTTATAAATGTGAAGTATGCGGCAACATAGTAGAAGTGCTTCATGGGGGAAAGGGAGAGCTGGTATGCTGTAATGAGCCCATGAAACTGTTTAAGGAAAATACGGTAGATGCAGCTAAGGAAAAACATGTTCCCGTTATAAAAAGAGATGGTGATATGGTAAAAGTCAAGGTAGGGAGCGTGGACCATCCCATGGAAGAAAAACATTATATTGAATGGATTCAGATAGTGGATGGAGATGTGGCGTACCGTAAGTTTCTTAAGCCGGGTGATGCGCCGGAGGCAGAATTTTCCGTAAGCAGTAAAGATATTTACGCAAGGGAGTATTGTAATATTCATGGATTGTGGAAAGGATAA
- a CDS encoding ferritin, whose translation MISKKMQTAINEQINAEMYSSYLYLAMSAYFENTDLTGFANWMRIQAQEELDHAMKFFDFVNERGGQVVLKDIKASATAWKSPVEVMEAVYAHEQKVTGLINDLVDLAIKEKDHASNNFLQWFVAEQVEEEASAEAIIKKLKLVSGTGNGLFMIDQELAKRVYTPPAAAE comes from the coding sequence ATGATAAGCAAAAAAATGCAAACAGCTATAAATGAACAGATAAATGCGGAGATGTATTCCTCTTACCTTTATCTGGCCATGAGTGCCTATTTTGAAAATACAGACCTTACCGGTTTTGCTAACTGGATGAGGATACAGGCCCAGGAAGAACTGGATCATGCTATGAAGTTTTTTGATTTTGTAAACGAAAGGGGAGGCCAGGTGGTACTGAAGGACATAAAGGCTTCTGCTACTGCCTGGAAGTCACCGGTAGAGGTAATGGAAGCAGTATATGCCCACGAGCAAAAGGTTACCGGGCTTATAAATGACCTGGTTGATTTGGCCATAAAGGAAAAAGACCATGCTTCTAATAATTTTTTACAGTGGTTTGTGGCAGAGCAGGTGGAAGAAGAGGCTTCAGCTGAAGCTATCATAAAAAAGCTTAAGCTGGTAAGCGGTACCGGTAATGGATTGTTTATGATAGACCAGGAGTTGGCCAAGAGGGTTTATACTCCCCCGGCTGCTGCTGAATAA
- a CDS encoding FprA family A-type flavoprotein: MMAEQIKNNVFYVGAKDPDRELFDELIPLPDGTTYNSYLVKGSEKVALIDTVDPSKVDELWAHLEQLNVNNIDYIIANHAEQDHSGSIPQVLEKFPRAVVVTNEKCKGMLIDLLHIADDKFLVVEDGSSLYLGDKNLEFIIAPWVHWPETMFTYLKEDKILFTCDYLGSHFSFENLYVEDQEATYRNAKRYYAEIMMPFANLAKKHLDKVQGLDIEIIAPSHGQVYKDYGFILDAYKDWTSDGVKNEVVLAYVSMHGSTKEMVDYFKSALEAKKVKVKTFNLTHTDTGELAMALVDAATVVLATPTVLSGPHPAAVYAAYLVKALRPKTRYLGLIGSYGWGGKTVEVISDLVSTLKAEILEPVIVKGLPDQQALAGLDKLAAGIAEKHSQLD, from the coding sequence ATAATGGCAGAACAAATAAAGAATAATGTATTCTATGTGGGAGCCAAGGACCCTGACCGGGAGTTGTTTGATGAGCTCATTCCTTTACCGGATGGTACTACCTATAATTCCTACTTGGTAAAGGGCAGCGAAAAAGTGGCCTTAATTGATACCGTAGACCCTTCTAAGGTGGATGAGCTATGGGCGCATTTGGAGCAATTGAATGTTAATAATATAGATTATATTATTGCCAATCATGCCGAGCAGGACCATTCGGGATCCATACCCCAGGTGTTAGAAAAGTTCCCCCGGGCCGTAGTGGTAACTAATGAAAAGTGCAAGGGCATGCTGATAGATTTGCTGCATATAGCAGATGATAAGTTTCTGGTAGTAGAGGATGGCTCATCTCTATACCTGGGCGATAAGAACCTGGAATTTATAATAGCTCCCTGGGTCCACTGGCCTGAAACCATGTTCACTTACCTTAAAGAGGACAAGATACTGTTTACCTGTGATTATCTGGGCTCACATTTTTCCTTTGAAAATCTTTATGTAGAGGACCAGGAAGCTACCTATAGGAATGCCAAAAGATATTATGCTGAAATTATGATGCCTTTTGCCAATCTGGCTAAAAAACATCTGGATAAAGTCCAGGGGCTGGATATTGAAATTATAGCTCCCAGCCATGGCCAGGTGTATAAGGATTATGGCTTTATATTGGATGCCTATAAAGACTGGACTTCGGATGGGGTCAAAAATGAGGTAGTTTTAGCCTATGTTTCCATGCATGGGAGTACCAAGGAAATGGTTGATTATTTTAAATCAGCACTGGAAGCTAAAAAGGTAAAGGTAAAAACTTTTAACCTTACTCATACAGATACTGGTGAACTGGCCATGGCTTTGGTGGATGCGGCTACTGTGGTTTTAGCTACTCCTACCGTGCTCTCAGGGCCCCACCCGGCAGCGGTGTATGCTGCTTACCTGGTCAAAGCCTTAAGGCCCAAGACCAGGTATTTAGGCCTTATTGGTTCCTATGGCTGGGGAGGAAAGACGGTAGAAGTAATTTCTGACCTGGTTTCCACCCTAAAAGCAGAGATACTGGAGCCGGTAATAGTGAAAGGCCTGCCGGACCAACAGGCCTTGGCTGGGTTGGATAAACTGGCTGCCGGCATAGCGGAAAAACACTCTCAGCTAGATTAA
- a CDS encoding TIGR02757 family protein — MVEKQKLEKLYEKYNDRSHVSPDPLQFLYHYQEVGDREVAGIIASALAYGRVAQIIKSVGFVLDKLGPHPRSFLLNSSCPDLNELMKGFKHRFTTGQDIVFMLDCIRAAIEEYGSLNQCFLAGYNRSQRSISESLASFIGRLTCRPDGFCSSLFPLAKGNSALKRFNLYLRWMVREDKVDPGGWKGIDKSQLIVPLDIHMHRISQKLGFTCRKQADMKTAIEITDAFRQFSPRDPVKYDFALTRLGINKIGYIF, encoded by the coding sequence ATGGTGGAAAAGCAGAAGCTGGAAAAACTATATGAAAAATATAATGACCGGAGCCATGTCAGCCCAGACCCGCTTCAGTTTTTGTACCATTACCAGGAAGTGGGGGACAGGGAAGTAGCAGGTATCATAGCTTCTGCTTTGGCCTATGGCCGGGTGGCTCAGATTATAAAAAGTGTAGGATTTGTGCTGGATAAGCTTGGCCCCCACCCCCGCAGTTTCCTGCTTAACTCTAGCTGCCCTGATTTAAATGAATTAATGAAGGGGTTCAAGCACCGGTTTACTACTGGGCAGGATATAGTGTTCATGCTGGATTGCATAAGGGCAGCTATAGAAGAGTACGGCTCTTTAAACCAATGTTTTTTGGCAGGCTATAATCGCAGTCAGCGTTCTATATCTGAATCTTTGGCTTCGTTTATCGGACGCCTTACCTGCCGTCCGGATGGATTTTGCAGCAGCCTGTTCCCCCTGGCCAAAGGAAACAGCGCTTTAAAACGCTTTAACCTTTATTTAAGGTGGATGGTTAGGGAGGACAAGGTTGATCCTGGAGGCTGGAAGGGTATTGATAAATCCCAGCTTATAGTGCCCTTAGATATTCATATGCACCGCATATCTCAAAAGCTGGGATTTACCTGCCGCAAGCAGGCCGACATGAAAACCGCTATAGAGATAACTGATGCCTTCAGGCAGTTTAGTCCCCGGGATCCAGTCAAATATGATTTTGCCTTAACCCGTTTGGGGATAAACAAAATAGGTTATATTTTTTAA